In the Arachis hypogaea cultivar Tifrunner chromosome 20, arahy.Tifrunner.gnm2.J5K5, whole genome shotgun sequence genome, ttattattattattattagctagAGTTCGATTTGGTAGATATATATAGTTGATAGAGTTATTTGTGCTATAtgtgttatttaaaaatatttttgaatataaattttcaaaattattcctTGTCAATACTTCAATTCGCAAGTTCAGAATTTAGTTTGATAGTTTAGAGGCATAttcattttcattattttttctcttttatagatactttcttctttattttttgtatatttttggatttaCATAGACTTGTTATTAGAGTCTGGTTAATCCGGTTGATTCTGACCTTGTAACATGATGGGTTTGATATCTGGTCTGGTTTTTGCTTCGGACAGCAACAGTTAAACCCTAACCGAAGAAAGAAATACAAGAAGAGCGTGAGTTTTAGCAAGGTACAGATGGATATGGGGGAAGAAGGCGCTGAAGGGATCTCCAAGAGGATCCAAGCACGGTTCGTGACGAAGCTTGAAGCTGAATTCCAAGTGTCAGCTGCTGCCATTGCCATCCCCTCTGACCTCACCCGGTTTGGCCTCTCCTCCCTTGTCAACGCTCTTCTCCAATCCaaaggtattattattattgttctcaTTCATTCCAACACTACGCCAAATCAGACacctttatttattctttttttaatttgataaaattaggATGTGTAAGTTAGCtggtgttttgttttttttttgtttttttattttttttaatttgtgcagATCCTGATCATAAACCGGAGCCGTTCGACTTTTTGATCAATGGCGAGTTTGTTCGGATGTCGCTTGAGCAGTTCCTTCTGGCCAAGGGGATTTCTGCGgtaaattatacttataacaaatATGCCATTGTATTATAGGTTGAGCCTTTCAGTGATAAGGATTAAGTTCATTATGGAATCTATCAttgaagtgaaaatgaacagATGCACTGCAaattcataaatataaatatatagacAATAGACaatgtatctattttattttaataaaattcaatgTTAAATCATGGGAGTCTGCCCTATTTTACACATTTAAAAGAATACTGTGAAATTCCAAGGGGGTGGATTTGGAACATACAACTATGACTTATCCATTCCTTTGCTCTTTATCTGTCAGCATGGGAAGTAGACAGCATTATCCATTGCTCTAGATGAATAGGCACATATCTAATCTTTGTGAATGACTGATTATAGGAAAGGATATTGGAAATCGAGTACACGAGGGCTGTTGCTCCACGAAAGGAGGAAGACCCTTCTATGCATGATGACTGGGTCAGTGCTGTTGATGGTTCATCTTCTCGGTAAGCATCTAAATCTGTAGTGTTTTGACTCGACATTTCTTAAAGTCTTACATATAATAATTCAGCCTTGAATTTGTATTTTATCAACTGTATAATTGATCTAGGACATAGTATGTGTGCAACTTATCGTATCCTATAATTCGATTGTTCATATTTGCTGATGGCACGAGTAATCGTCGTAAAATTTTGGCAACATTGGGACCAAGTACATTGTCTTTTTAGGTGTCTTCTCTATGAAATTTCTTTACAATGGAGCTGGAGTATAGTAGTAGAACTAGTCAGATGATACAACTACCTCTGCTTGTGAATCGGCTGTTAGCCTGTTATATATTTGCCAGTTAGATAAATGAATGTGTTTTAAAATACTTATTTAGAGTTAATCCTTGACAATATATTTGTTTTAGTGGCTGAGATATTAGACTTTTTGTTCTGTTCTTCAAAGTAAGATTGATTACCTTGATGTCCTTCACTAAAAATACTAAGTTGAATTCTTTGCAGGTTTCTTTTGACAGGATGTTATGATGGTTTAGGGAGGTAATAATCTTTGTAGTTTTGTTCTTCAAGAATAATTGACATACTTTATGGTTGAGTTGAGTGACATATCATTTTGAGTCTCCATGTAGTGAACTTCCATCATATGCATATATTTCAGGGTGTGGAAAGGTGCTGGATTGTGTACCCATACATTGGAGGGACATAGTGATGCTGTTACATCTGTTGGTATCGTCAATCCAGAAGGTATGAAGACATGGAGTTTTTCCTACATGCTGCTACCTttgtttctgttttatttttctgATTGTACAATATTAACAGTTACAGATGCATATTCTGTTTCTGTTGTGAAAATCCAAAAGTATCTAACAGTATTAGAAAGTTCATTGTTGATTCTCCCTGGCTATCAAGTTTAATGTCCATTAATTTCgcttttgttttttcttctgttctttttctttctatggtGATGATACTGGGTTTTTAAtgatattattatgattatttcttAGTATTTTCAATGTTTCAGTTTCTTGAAAGACAATTCTTAGTATGAACACAATTAAATTTGCATTATCCTCTAGTAACTATCCTTTTATGTGTCCAGAAGGCATTCACGCTTGTTTAATGTTTCTAGCACTCATCGAAAGCTAGTTTCAACCTagcttaattcattttttttatttgtcttgtaAACATTTATTCTCATGTGTGGGCATTACTCATCAAGGTTTTGCCATATTCAGGTGTGGATGCTGTGACACTGGCTACTGCTTCGAAAGACCGTACACTGAGGCTATGGAAGGTAACTAAAAGAAACTGCTGAGCTACAATCCCATATATTGAACTTAAGCTGATTACCTTTTTACTTGTGTAAAAGATCAACACAGAAGAGGATATCAACCGTTCTATGAAGATTAGGGCTTTCAAAATCTTACGTGGTCATAAGGCTTCGGTACAGAGTGTTGCTGTGCAGACTTCTGGAGAAATGGTTCCTATTTACTTCTCTATTAAATTCTTcacatattttttattagttcagattattatatatgatttaaTAGTGGTCTTTGACATTACTGCTTATGTCATCACATTTGCTAGGTTTGCTCGGGTTCTTGGGATTGCACCATCAACCTGTGGGAAACGAATGACAATGGAGAAGATGACCTAGTctctaagaaaagaaaagttagaggTCAAGTTGAGGAGTCTCAGTTAGAGGTTTGTACAGGTTCCTGGcacatccccccccccccccccccccttttctctcctcctttttcttttctctctgtgtgtgtgtgtgtgtgttgaaaTTGGAATTTGTGTAGTCCCTGCTAATACACCCCTCCAtttaaaaagcaataaaaaagatttgatagaTAGAAATATGTTACCTTATAAGAGGTAATTGGAGATGTTTGCTGTTTGTTCTTCCCACATGCTAAGTATACTCCAGTCCCTCATTCTTTCGGTAGCATCTCAATGCCTAAAAGAATTTGACTCAATTATGAAAGTGTAAACTTCaatctttaatatatttgttaATTTAACTAAGGGTTGACCATGAAATCTCAAGTTCTTGTATATTGAAGGCCTGGAGCTGGAGGCTAGGATAGTTTTGAAACTATTATGAAAGGGATTTGTTGATTTAATTCTTAGACATGTTTAAAGCGTTATTTAACTGGGACTGTAAACCTATGAAAGTATTTCATTCTCTGATGTATCATTATATAGTTCTTGATTGACATACGAACCAAGCCTTCATCAATTGCAGTTTGTTGTATTATAGGGCGAGGCTGTTACAACCCTTGTGGGCCATACACAGTCCGTATCTTCTGTGGTATGGCCACAACGAGAGTCAATCTATTCTGCATCATGGGATCATTCAATTCGAAAATGGGATGTTGAGACGGGCAAAAACTTGTCAGATATCGTAAGTTGACAGCTACCCCTTGTGTGTCTAATTTGCTGAAATTGTATGTTGTTGAAGTCTAAAATTTTTACACATAAACCTGGTTCAATATGATAGAAACAACATTTTGTGGTTATCtgttaatttttatgtttggttattgatttaaatatttttcttcctaAAGTATTATTGCAAATTATTATTCCTTTATGGACAATTGGACACCTGAGGCTACATTGTCCTCCATTTATAGTTCTGTGGGAAGGTTCTCAACTGCCTTGATATTGGTGGAGAAGGTTCAACTCTGATAAGTGCTGGTGCTTCTGACCCTATTCTTAGGATTTGGGATCCTCGTAAGCCGGGTTAGTAAATACATCAAAAGATTTCCTCTCACCTCTCAGAAATCTTCATATGCACGCATACCAGTATCATATAacatattttcttctttcttcagggACTTCTGCTCCTGTCTTTCAGTTTGCATCTCACACTTCTTGGATTTCTGCTTGCAAATGGCATGACAGTTCTCGGTTTCATTTGCTCTCTGCATCGTATGATGGGAAGGTTATGTTGTGGGATCTGAGAACAGCGGTAATGCATTCTAATCTTTTCCGATTGCTTTATCCTATTGGTGCAACAATGAACCATGTTTAGTATTTTACAGttgatgatttttctttgttAATGTT is a window encoding:
- the LOC112783739 gene encoding ribosome biogenesis protein WDR12 homolog, which codes for MDMGEEGAEGISKRIQARFVTKLEAEFQVSAAAIAIPSDLTRFGLSSLVNALLQSKDPDHKPEPFDFLINGEFVRMSLEQFLLAKGISAERILEIEYTRAVAPRKEEDPSMHDDWVSAVDGSSSRFLLTGCYDGLGRVWKGAGLCTHTLEGHSDAVTSVGIVNPEGVDAVTLATASKDRTLRLWKINTEEDINRSMKIRAFKILRGHKASVQSVAVQTSGEMVCSGSWDCTINLWETNDNGEDDLVSKKRKVRGQVEESQLEGEAVTTLVGHTQSVSSVVWPQRESIYSASWDHSIRKWDVETGKNLSDIFCGKVLNCLDIGGEGSTLISAGASDPILRIWDPRKPGTSAPVFQFASHTSWISACKWHDSSRFHLLSASYDGKVMLWDLRTAWPLSVIESHTDKVLCADWWKSNSVISGGADSKLCISSEIPV